The proteins below come from a single Bombus fervidus isolate BK054 chromosome 15, iyBomFerv1, whole genome shotgun sequence genomic window:
- the Mmd gene encoding disintegrin and metalloproteinase domain-containing protein mind-meld isoform X6 has translation MDNLNSRKSSVKGKTIGKLFNRFVSGRKRPRFEWHGEAERLLQEYRQNQELVQNIGGHYYQIIYPVQLRHHEKMGISTREVSISKYPQRGYGEGGYQNNKGRMRTGRHFHRTSLLIKAFNHKFRLDLELNTQLLAPNLMQKDFLANGAEQSFKQEIEHCYYHGTVRDYPGASAAFHTCNGVSGVIHLGNETFVIHPFYGGDLSQKHPHVIFEARTKANKGCANSGNLEWRTKNRRQKHVLGLSETTSDRYKRDVREATKYIETAIIIDKAMFEKRNGSTRAEVVHDAIQVANIADMYFRTLNTRVSVIYIETWQGMNQADISAGMDISLALLNLNDYTMRRMFHVPHDTTQLLTGETFYGGESGVAIPSTVCKQKSVGISVDLNTYEPHLLAGTMAHMIGHNIGMSHDDGRSECICREWHGCIMAQSIVGLENVQPYTFSECSKTDYIESLRSGNGFCLLNKPNEVVVRTSCGNRMIDDGEQCDCGSIEECHELDPCCDPITCRLTSEAECASGPCCSDCKLLPRGVVCRESTNECDLPEVCTGENGQCPADVYKKNGSPCGNDAGHCYNGICPALDVQCDQIWGRGGVAADYECFIQFNSKGSLSGHCGTDSSGHYIKCDIENVRCGSLQCQRGGKQPMLPEADHSITIISIKGAEYECKSTTGKVDGTEIPGMGLVRDGTSCGNQSICVNQTCINLPPNLGNDKCPSNHNNNECSGNGVCTNLNKCFCYVGWNGPDCSIQQEIPTSPPTTSSTESAGKNSSDPKLGKKETPYENYHGSNTVFLVGVLMSVVGGVFIVFALMALCYRSVVVHKNYSLCLRRKSTVQKYEQPYVKKPPQRSYMVPGNAGNHHPGHAVLDNVHDKILNFSSMPNSSRGETQRVVFRPPNSVATADGPRVKEHKSQVKKPGISEEEGDTGADEVVSFIDLQQNNLPQFRGKGILKKHGSYGVGGGAVANVERTLDQLNGYHEHIIEALRMAANQRETSGTTSTGGNPMDDEALTEPLTEMLTEPLQDCYPTDSYRKDIIKHIDNQADEEYEEHMPTCGIIRIRTLEDLIKQLERHTTRNRSPSGSEDMRMSESEADRPYRKDSSVCSESSQGSRRCSRGRDDTYGRYCQPSSRSPYGTHQHTQHSHQMYKEEGIYATADPDRGSNTRGETPDSESDAFIQAQQLARRTSVDGVQHRPPQQPPPPPPSPPPPAMTGSTVQLLQLHHSQRKHRQQPQQQHHCHHHAQQSQLQQQQQQQQQQQQQQQQQQQQPPPQPSSQQHQGQHQQQQQQQQHHQLPVEQLPIQQRGYYPSPPHTDNGLDNDETENAQSHQQKLPDVRGIDVNHLPNINKCPLDDNFSLDCNINNGSPKELNTNNTSDNENTALLPPSHFPEYKH, from the exons ATGGATAATTTGAATAGCAGGAAATCGAGCGTAAAGGGGAAGACGATCGGCAAATTATTTAACCGTTTCGTCTCCGGGAGGAAAAGACCTCGATTCGAGTGGCATG GTGAGGCCGAACGACTACTACAAGAGTATCGACAAAACCAAGAGCTAGTACAAAATATCGGGGGCCATTACTATCAGATCATCTATCCAGTACAGTTACGGCATCACGAGAAAATGGGGATATCCACGAGAGAAGTCAGCATATCCAAG TATCCTCAAAGAGGATACGGAGAGGGTGGATATCAAAACAATAAAGGCAGAATGAGA ACGGGCAGACATTTTCATCGGACGTCCCTCTTGATCAAGGCCTTTAATCATAAATTTCGCCTAGATTTAGAATTAAATAC GCAACTTTTAGCTCCGAATCTTATGCAAAAAGACTTTTTAGCCAACGGCGCGGAACAAAGTTTTAAACAG GAGATAGAGCATTGCTACTATCACGGTACCGTGAGGGATTATCCAGGAGCTAGCGCTGCTTTTCACACGTGTAACGGTGTCAGCGGTGTTATTCACTTAGGCAACGAGACATTCGTCATCCATCCGTTTTATGGCGGCGATTTATCG CAGAAACATCCTCACGTTATATTTGAAGCTCGAACAAAGGCTAACAAAGGCTGCGCCAACTCGGGGAATCTTGAGTGGCGTACAAAGAACCGCCGGCAGAAGCATGTTCTGGGGCTATCGGAGACCACTTCCGATCGATACAAGAGAGACGTCCGTGAAGCAACCAAATACATCGAAACTGCCATCATTATCGATAAGGCTATG TTCGAGAAGAGGAACGGTAGCACCAGAGCCGAGGTCGTTCACGATGCCATCCAAGTCGCTAATATAGCGGACATG TATTTCCGCACGTTAAACACTAGAGTCTCCGTCATATACATCGAAACATGGCAAGGCATGAACCAGGCAGACATCAGCGCGGGCATGGATATCAGTCTCGCTTTGCTCAATTTAAACGATTACACGATGCGAAGGATGTTCCATGTCCCTCACGATACCACTCAATTACTCAC GGGCGAAACGTTCTACGGTGGAGAATCGGGGGTGGCTATACCTTCGACCGTTTGCAAACAAAAATCCGTAGGAATCAGCGTCGATTTGAACACCTACGAGCCTCATCTTTTAGCCGGTACTATGGCTCACATGATCGGCCACAATATCGGCATGAGCCACGACGACGGAA GGAGCGAGTGTATCTGCCGCGAATGGCACGGATGCATCATGGCTCAATCGATCGTGGGTTTGGAAAACGTTCAACCGTACACGTTTTCCGAGTGTAGTAAAACAGATTACATAGAGTCGTTAAGAAGCGGCAACGGCTTTTGTCTTTTGAATAAACCAAACGAG GTGGTGGTAAGGACGTCTTGCGGAAACAGGATGATCGACGACGGGGAACAATGCGATTGCGGATCGATCGAGGAGTGTCACGAGCTCGATCCTTGCTGCGATCCGATCACCTGCAGACTTACCTCGGAAGCGGAATGCGCGTCCGGTCCTTGTTGCAGCGATTGCAAG TTGCTGCCGCGTGGCGTCGTATGCCGGGAATCGACCAACGAATGCGACTTGCCGGAAGTCTGTACCGGAGAGAACGGCCAATGTCCGGCGGATGTTTACAAGAAAAACGGAAGCCCTTGCGGGAACGATGCTGGACATTGTTATAACGGCATTTGCCCGGCGTTGGATGTTCAGTGCGATCAAATCTGGGGACGCGGTGGAGTTGCCGCGGACTACGAGTGTTTCATACAATTCAATTCCAAGGGCTCTCTCAGTGGACACTGCGGCACCGATTCTTCTGGTCATTACATCAAATGCGATATAGA GAACGTTCGTTGCGGGTCACTGCAGTGTCAGCGAGGTGGCAAACAGCCAATGTTGCCAGAAGCGGATCATTCGATAACCATAATCTCGATAAAGGGCGCAGAGTACGAGTGCAA GTCTACGACCGGGAAGGTGGATGGAACCGAGATACCTGGCATGGGTTTGGTTCGGGATGGAACATCCTGCGGTAACCAATCG ATTTGCGTGAACCAAACGTGCATAAACCTGCCGCCGAACTTAGGCAACGACAAGTGTCCTAGCAATCACAACAATAACGAATGCTCGGGGAATGGC GTATGCACCAACTTGAATAAATGTTTCTGTTACGTTGGATGGAACGGACCGGATTGCTCCATACAGCAGGAAATTCCAACTTCCCCGCCAACCACGTCTAGCACCGAATCAGCTGGTAAAAATAGTTCAGATCCTAAATTAGGGAAGAAAGAGACCCCCTACG AGAACTACCACGGCTCTAACACTGTATTTTTAGTTGGTGTGCTCATGTCGGTGGTAGGGGGTGTTTTCATAGTATTTGCTCTGATGGCTCTCTGCTACAGGTCAGTCGTAGTACATAAAAACTACTCCCTCTGTCTCAG AAGGAAGAGCACCGTCCAGAAGTACGAGCAACCGTACGTGAAGAAACCGCCGCAGAGGAGTTACATGGTTCCCGGAAACGCCGGAAACCATCATCCGGGACACGCCGTCCTGGACAACGTCCACGACAAGATCCTCAACTTCAGCAGTATGCCTAATTCCAG CCGCGGCGAGACCCAGCGCGTGGTGTTTCGACCCCCGAATAGCGTCGCCACCGCAGACGGGCCAAGAGTCAA GGAGCATAAATCGCAGGTGAAGAAGCCCGGTATAAGCGAGGAGGAGGGAGATACGGGAGCGGACGAAGTTGTCTCTTTCATCGATCTACAGCAGAACAATCTTCCACAGTTTCGTGGGAAGggaattttaaagaaacacGGTAGTTACG GTGTGGGAGGAGGAGCGGTAGCTAACGTGGAGCGTACGTTGGATCAACTGAACGGTTATCACGAGCACATTATCGAGGCACTGAGAATGGCGGCGAATCAACGAGAAACATCGGGAACGACATCGACTGGCGGAAATCCGATGGACGACGAAGCTCTGACGGAACCACTTACGGAAATGCTAACGGAACCTCTGCAAGATTGCTATCCCACGGATTCGTATCGCAAAGACATCATAAAGCATATCGACAACCAGGCGGACGAAGAGTACGAGGAGCACATGCCGACTTGCGGTATAATTCGCATACGCACTTTAGAAGACCTAATCAAGCAGTTGGAGCGTCACACGACTAGAAACAGAAGTCCGAGCGGCTCCGAGGATATGCGCATGTCCGAAAGCGAGGCTGATCGTCCCTACAGAAAAGATTCGTCCGTTTGTAGCGAGTCCTCCCAAGG AAGCAGAAGATGTAGCCGCGGCCGTGACGATACCTACGGTAGATATTGTCAACCATCGTCTCGAAGTCCTTACGGCACCCATCAGCACACTCAACACTCCCATCAAATGTACAAGGAGGAGGGTATTTATGCAACTGCCGATCCTGACAGAGGCTCGAATACTAGGGGTGAAACGCCCGATAGCGAAAG TGATGCATTTATTCAAGCTCAACAACTAGCCCGACGGACTAGTGTGGACGGAGTGCAACACCGGCCACCACAGcagccgccgccgccgccgccgtcACCGCCGCCACCTGCAATGACTGGTAGCACGGTGCAGTTGCTACAGCTGCATCATTCTCAACGAAAGCATCGTCAACAGCCGCAGCAACAGCATCATTGCCACCATCACGCGCAGCAGTCGCAGCtccagcagcagcagcagcagcagcagcagcagcagcagcagcagcagcagcagcagcagcagccgCCGCCGCAGCCGTCGTCGCAACAACATCAAGGTCAACaccaacaacaacaacaacaacaacaacaccACCAACTGCCGGTGGAACAACTGCCAATACAGCAGCGCGGCTATTATCCATCCCCACCCCACACTGATAACGGTCTCGATAACGACGAGACTGAAAATGCTCAATCCCACCAACAAAAGCTCCCCGACGTTCGTGGAATCGATGTTAATCACTTGCCTAATATTAACAAATGCCCACTAGACGATAATTTTAGTCTAGATTGTAACATAAATAATGGTTCCCCTAAAGAATTAAATACCAACAACACTAGTGATAACGAAAATACTGCCCTACTGCCCCCTTCGCATTTTCCTGAGTACAAGcattga
- the Mmd gene encoding disintegrin and metalloproteinase domain-containing protein mind-meld isoform X10, whose product MFWLHCGLFVLVIAVPGFISSADSTSKREGDYTLDDSFWNEETSVGEAERLLQEYRQNQELVQNIGGHYYQIIYPVQLRHHEKMGISTREVSISKYPQRGYGEGGYQNNKGRMRTGRHFHRTSLLIKAFNHKFRLDLELNTQLLAPNLMQKDFLANGAEQSFKQEIEHCYYHGTVRDYPGASAAFHTCNGVSGVIHLGNETFVIHPFYGGDLSQKHPHVIFEARTKANKGCANSGNLEWRTKNRRQKHVLGLSETTSDRYKRDVREATKYIETAIIIDKAMFEKRNGSTRAEVVHDAIQVANIADMYFRTLNTRVSVIYIETWQGMNQADISAGMDISLALLNLNDYTMRRMFHVPHDTTQLLTGETFYGGESGVAIPSTVCKQKSVGISVDLNTYEPHLLAGTMAHMIGHNIGMSHDDGRSECICREWHGCIMAQSIVGLENVQPYTFSECSKTDYIESLRSGNGFCLLNKPNEVVVRTSCGNRMIDDGEQCDCGSIEECHELDPCCDPITCRLTSEAECASGPCCSDCKLLPRGVVCRESTNECDLPEVCTGENGQCPADVYKKNGSPCGNDAGHCYNGICPALDVQCDQIWGRGGVAADYECFIQFNSKGSLSGHCGTDSSGHYIKCDIENVRCGSLQCQRGGKQPMLPEADHSITIISIKGAEYECKSTTGKVDGTEIPGMGLVRDGTSCGNQSICVNQTCINLPPNLGNDKCPSNHNNNECSGNGVCTNLNKCFCYVGWNGPDCSIQQEIPTSPPTTSSTESAGKNSSDPKLGKKETPYETTNNTLSTGMMVLILVGVVKGVFICFALMAVCYRKSTVQKYEQPYVKKPPQRSYMVPGNAGNHHPGHAVLDNVHDKILNFSSMPNSSRGETQRVVFRPPNSVATADGPRVKEHKSQVKKPGISEEEGDTGADEVVSFIDLQQNNLPQFRGKGILKKHGSYGVGGGAVANVERTLDQLNGYHEHIIEALRMAANQRETSGTTSTGGNPMDDEALTEPLTEMLTEPLQDCYPTDSYRKDIIKHIDNQADEEYEEHMPTCGIIRIRTLEDLIKQLERHTTRNRSPSGSEDMRMSESEADRPYRKDSSVCSESSQGSRRCSRGRDDTYGRYCQPSSRSPYGTHQHTQHSHQMYKEEGIYATADPDRGSNTRGETPDSESDAFIQAQQLARRTSVDGVQHRPPQQPPPPPPSPPPPAMTGSTVQLLQLHHSQRKHRQQPQQQHHCHHHAQQSQLQQQQQQQQQQQQQQQQQQQQPPPQPSSQQHQGQHQQQQQQQQHHQLPVEQLPIQQRGYYPSPPHTDNGLDNDETENAQSHQQKLPDVRGIDVNHLPNINKCPLDDNFSLDCNINNGSPKELNTNNTSDNENTALLPPSHFPEYKH is encoded by the exons aAGGCGACTACACCTTAGATGATTCCTTTTGGAACGAAGAGACTTCCGTTG GTGAGGCCGAACGACTACTACAAGAGTATCGACAAAACCAAGAGCTAGTACAAAATATCGGGGGCCATTACTATCAGATCATCTATCCAGTACAGTTACGGCATCACGAGAAAATGGGGATATCCACGAGAGAAGTCAGCATATCCAAG TATCCTCAAAGAGGATACGGAGAGGGTGGATATCAAAACAATAAAGGCAGAATGAGA ACGGGCAGACATTTTCATCGGACGTCCCTCTTGATCAAGGCCTTTAATCATAAATTTCGCCTAGATTTAGAATTAAATAC GCAACTTTTAGCTCCGAATCTTATGCAAAAAGACTTTTTAGCCAACGGCGCGGAACAAAGTTTTAAACAG GAGATAGAGCATTGCTACTATCACGGTACCGTGAGGGATTATCCAGGAGCTAGCGCTGCTTTTCACACGTGTAACGGTGTCAGCGGTGTTATTCACTTAGGCAACGAGACATTCGTCATCCATCCGTTTTATGGCGGCGATTTATCG CAGAAACATCCTCACGTTATATTTGAAGCTCGAACAAAGGCTAACAAAGGCTGCGCCAACTCGGGGAATCTTGAGTGGCGTACAAAGAACCGCCGGCAGAAGCATGTTCTGGGGCTATCGGAGACCACTTCCGATCGATACAAGAGAGACGTCCGTGAAGCAACCAAATACATCGAAACTGCCATCATTATCGATAAGGCTATG TTCGAGAAGAGGAACGGTAGCACCAGAGCCGAGGTCGTTCACGATGCCATCCAAGTCGCTAATATAGCGGACATG TATTTCCGCACGTTAAACACTAGAGTCTCCGTCATATACATCGAAACATGGCAAGGCATGAACCAGGCAGACATCAGCGCGGGCATGGATATCAGTCTCGCTTTGCTCAATTTAAACGATTACACGATGCGAAGGATGTTCCATGTCCCTCACGATACCACTCAATTACTCAC GGGCGAAACGTTCTACGGTGGAGAATCGGGGGTGGCTATACCTTCGACCGTTTGCAAACAAAAATCCGTAGGAATCAGCGTCGATTTGAACACCTACGAGCCTCATCTTTTAGCCGGTACTATGGCTCACATGATCGGCCACAATATCGGCATGAGCCACGACGACGGAA GGAGCGAGTGTATCTGCCGCGAATGGCACGGATGCATCATGGCTCAATCGATCGTGGGTTTGGAAAACGTTCAACCGTACACGTTTTCCGAGTGTAGTAAAACAGATTACATAGAGTCGTTAAGAAGCGGCAACGGCTTTTGTCTTTTGAATAAACCAAACGAG GTGGTGGTAAGGACGTCTTGCGGAAACAGGATGATCGACGACGGGGAACAATGCGATTGCGGATCGATCGAGGAGTGTCACGAGCTCGATCCTTGCTGCGATCCGATCACCTGCAGACTTACCTCGGAAGCGGAATGCGCGTCCGGTCCTTGTTGCAGCGATTGCAAG TTGCTGCCGCGTGGCGTCGTATGCCGGGAATCGACCAACGAATGCGACTTGCCGGAAGTCTGTACCGGAGAGAACGGCCAATGTCCGGCGGATGTTTACAAGAAAAACGGAAGCCCTTGCGGGAACGATGCTGGACATTGTTATAACGGCATTTGCCCGGCGTTGGATGTTCAGTGCGATCAAATCTGGGGACGCGGTGGAGTTGCCGCGGACTACGAGTGTTTCATACAATTCAATTCCAAGGGCTCTCTCAGTGGACACTGCGGCACCGATTCTTCTGGTCATTACATCAAATGCGATATAGA GAACGTTCGTTGCGGGTCACTGCAGTGTCAGCGAGGTGGCAAACAGCCAATGTTGCCAGAAGCGGATCATTCGATAACCATAATCTCGATAAAGGGCGCAGAGTACGAGTGCAA GTCTACGACCGGGAAGGTGGATGGAACCGAGATACCTGGCATGGGTTTGGTTCGGGATGGAACATCCTGCGGTAACCAATCG ATTTGCGTGAACCAAACGTGCATAAACCTGCCGCCGAACTTAGGCAACGACAAGTGTCCTAGCAATCACAACAATAACGAATGCTCGGGGAATGGC GTATGCACCAACTTGAATAAATGTTTCTGTTACGTTGGATGGAACGGACCGGATTGCTCCATACAGCAGGAAATTCCAACTTCCCCGCCAACCACGTCTAGCACCGAATCAGCTGGTAAAAATAGTTCAGATCCTAAATTAGGGAAGAAAGAGACCCCCTACG AAACAACTAACAACACTCTTAGCACCGGAATGATGGTATTAATCCTGGTGGGTGTGGTCAAAGGAGTCTTCATTTGTTTTGCGCTAATGGCCGTTTGCTACAG GAAGAGCACCGTCCAGAAGTACGAGCAACCGTACGTGAAGAAACCGCCGCAGAGGAGTTACATGGTTCCCGGAAACGCCGGAAACCATCATCCGGGACACGCCGTCCTGGACAACGTCCACGACAAGATCCTCAACTTCAGCAGTATGCCTAATTCCAG CCGCGGCGAGACCCAGCGCGTGGTGTTTCGACCCCCGAATAGCGTCGCCACCGCAGACGGGCCAAGAGTCAA GGAGCATAAATCGCAGGTGAAGAAGCCCGGTATAAGCGAGGAGGAGGGAGATACGGGAGCGGACGAAGTTGTCTCTTTCATCGATCTACAGCAGAACAATCTTCCACAGTTTCGTGGGAAGggaattttaaagaaacacGGTAGTTACG GTGTGGGAGGAGGAGCGGTAGCTAACGTGGAGCGTACGTTGGATCAACTGAACGGTTATCACGAGCACATTATCGAGGCACTGAGAATGGCGGCGAATCAACGAGAAACATCGGGAACGACATCGACTGGCGGAAATCCGATGGACGACGAAGCTCTGACGGAACCACTTACGGAAATGCTAACGGAACCTCTGCAAGATTGCTATCCCACGGATTCGTATCGCAAAGACATCATAAAGCATATCGACAACCAGGCGGACGAAGAGTACGAGGAGCACATGCCGACTTGCGGTATAATTCGCATACGCACTTTAGAAGACCTAATCAAGCAGTTGGAGCGTCACACGACTAGAAACAGAAGTCCGAGCGGCTCCGAGGATATGCGCATGTCCGAAAGCGAGGCTGATCGTCCCTACAGAAAAGATTCGTCCGTTTGTAGCGAGTCCTCCCAAGG AAGCAGAAGATGTAGCCGCGGCCGTGACGATACCTACGGTAGATATTGTCAACCATCGTCTCGAAGTCCTTACGGCACCCATCAGCACACTCAACACTCCCATCAAATGTACAAGGAGGAGGGTATTTATGCAACTGCCGATCCTGACAGAGGCTCGAATACTAGGGGTGAAACGCCCGATAGCGAAAG TGATGCATTTATTCAAGCTCAACAACTAGCCCGACGGACTAGTGTGGACGGAGTGCAACACCGGCCACCACAGcagccgccgccgccgccgccgtcACCGCCGCCACCTGCAATGACTGGTAGCACGGTGCAGTTGCTACAGCTGCATCATTCTCAACGAAAGCATCGTCAACAGCCGCAGCAACAGCATCATTGCCACCATCACGCGCAGCAGTCGCAGCtccagcagcagcagcagcagcagcagcagcagcagcagcagcagcagcagcagcagcagcagccgCCGCCGCAGCCGTCGTCGCAACAACATCAAGGTCAACaccaacaacaacaacaacaacaacaacaccACCAACTGCCGGTGGAACAACTGCCAATACAGCAGCGCGGCTATTATCCATCCCCACCCCACACTGATAACGGTCTCGATAACGACGAGACTGAAAATGCTCAATCCCACCAACAAAAGCTCCCCGACGTTCGTGGAATCGATGTTAATCACTTGCCTAATATTAACAAATGCCCACTAGACGATAATTTTAGTCTAGATTGTAACATAAATAATGGTTCCCCTAAAGAATTAAATACCAACAACACTAGTGATAACGAAAATACTGCCCTACTGCCCCCTTCGCATTTTCCTGAGTACAAGcattga